The region ATAGGTTGCGCCTTTGAATGCTTTGTGGGCCGTGCCGGTGGTTTTATAAACCGTGTTGTGCATCGCCTCCAGGGCAATGCGCCAGTGATCCGGATTTTTTAACACTACAGGTGGTTTTTCATCGGTGTACATTTGCGTGACTTCATTGTCATGGCGGGCAACCTGAGCCAGATGTGGTGGCCGGTGCGCGCCTTTGTTAACCAAAATAGACACCGCATTGGCAATCTGAATAGGGGTGGCAGTCCAGTAACCCTGCCCAATGCCGACGGAAATAGTGTCGCCAGGCCACCAGTTTTCTCTGAAGCGCTGGCGCTTCCAATCTGTGGTGGGCATGATAGCACTGGTTTCTTCATAGATGTCTATGCCAGAGAGGTCACCAAAACCAAACTGGCTCATAAAGTTACTGATCTTGGTGATGCCAAGCTGATAAGCGGTATGGTAAAAATAGGTGTCGCAGGACTCTTCAATGGCTTTGTATACATCCACGTGGCCATGTCCCCAGCGCTTCCAGTCACGCCAGCGGTGATCGACGTTGGGGATCTGGAAAAAACCCGGATCCCAAAGTTTGGTTTGCTCTGTGACCAGCTCTTCTTCCAGTGCCAGGATAGCCAGATGCGGCTTAACTGTGGATGCTGGCGCATAGCGGCCCTGTGTAACCCGATTGATCAGTGGCCTGTCTGGATTAAGTAGCTCACGATATTCTTTACTGCTGATCCCATGGACAAACAGGTTCGGGTCATAGCTTGGGTTGGAGTACATGGCCAGCACACCGCCGTCTTTGGGATCGAGCACAACAATGGCACCCCGCACGTCCTCCAGTGCTTTTTGGGCTATCTGTTGCAGGCCGATATCCATGGTCAGGACGAGATCTTCACCAGGCTGTGGTGGTTCGACGCCTAAAGTACGAATGATACGGCCACGGTTATTGACCTCAACGCGTTGTGAACCGACTACGCCATGCAGTCGCGATTCATAAAACTTTTCTATGCCCAGCTTGCCGATATCCCGGGTTGCGCGATAGTTGCTGGCATGGCCTTCAGACTCGAGCTCGTCGAGCTCCTTTTTATTCAGCTTGGCAACATAACCCAGCGCGTGGGTTAGGGTATCGCCGTAGGGGTAATAACGAGCCAGCCGCGCCTCAATACTGAAGCCGGGAAATTTATGTTGATTGACCGAGAAAATGGCCACTTCTTGTTCGTCCAAGCGGCCTTTGAGTATCTGGCTTTTGAAGCGACGATTATGACGTATGTCTTTACGAAACTCTTCTACTTGCTGATCGCTGATGTCGATCAGGGTCCGGACCTGAGTCAATGCCGTGTCGAGATCATCGACGTCTTCGGGGATCACTTCCAGATTATAAACTGGGCGATTTTCGGCCAGGATGATGCCATTTCGGTCGTATATTAACCCGCGGTTAGGTGCGACCGGAATGACTTTAATACGGTTGTCGTTGGAGCGGGTTTGGTAGGTCTCGTGCTCAGTGACCTGTAACTTGTACACATTGTGCAGCAAGATCCCTATCAGAGTCACCACGAATACGAAGCCAATAAAGGCGCGACGCGCAAACAGGTTTGCTTCTGCGCTATGGTCGCGGATCGTCGGCCTGTGATTGAGCATAATGGTGACTATTCCCTGTGATAAGGATGGTTGTTATTTAAACTCCAGCCCCGATACAGGCTTTCTGCCACCACAATTCGCACCAGCGGGTGGGGGAGTGTCAGATTGGACAGCGACCATTTTTGCTCGGAAGCGGCGATACATTCCGGCGCCAGGCCTTCAGGTCCGCCTATCAGCAAGCTAACATCACGGCCATCCAGTTGCCACTTTTCCATATTACTGGCAAGCTGGTGGGTGTCCCAAGGTTTGCCCGTCACTTCTAAAGTCACTATGCGGTTACCTTTGGGGATCGCGGCCAGGGTCTTTTCACCCTCTTGCTGCAAAATGCGTTTGATATCTGCATTTTTACCCCGCTTACCGGCGGAGATCTCAATCAGCTCCAGCGGCATGTCTTTGGGAAAACGCCGTTGATATTCCTTAAAGCCGGTTTCTACCCAGCCAGGCATTTTGGTACCGACTGCGATTAGCTGGATCTTCACATTAACCCCAGAGTTTTTCTAGGTCGTAGAAGTCACGCGTCTGATCTTGCATGACGTGGACAACGACATCGCCCAGATCGACCAATACCCATTCGCCTGTGTCCTGTCCTTCCTGGCCCAGCGGTGTTTCGCCTGCATGGCGCGCTTCTTTAGCGACATGATCGGCAATGGATTGCACGTGGCGCTTGGAGTTGCCAGAACAGATAACCATATAATCAGTGACGGAAGAGGTATTTCTTACATCAAGGTGAACAATATCGCGGGCTTTCATATCATCGACTTTGTCTAAGGCAAAATCTAGTAATTGTTTTGAATCCAAATCTCTGTCTCTTTGCTACAAATAAGCGGCAATTGTAACACGGTTAGCGGGGGGAAACTCAAGTCTGTAACTGGGGTTACACGTCCATCTCTGCCGGGTTTATGTGTTGTCGCGATTGCTTAGGTACAATTGATGTGCCTGAATATACTCTAGGACTGTATTATTCAGCCAAGGTTCAACCACTTGGCGGTGTTTTATCGCGTTTCTGATGGTACTGGACGCAGCATCAAATGGCTGGCCCGGTAAAAAATAGCACAGGCCGCTTAATTGAGCGCTAAGTTGGGCAGGCTCTGTGCAACGCGCGCCTCTGAGGTAATCCTGTAATGCCTCTGACGGCGCAAAAGCATCCCCCGGCCTTTGGTATACCACGATATGGCACAGCGAGATGATTTCTTGCCAGCGATACCATTTATCAAGGCTATTGAAAGAGTCCATTCCCATTAAGAATACGATCGCGCACTGCGGATATTCGGCTTTTATCTCTTGCAGAGTGAGCAAAGAGTATGAAGGCGTATCACGTTCCAGTTCACGGCGATCTATGGTAAATCTTGGGTCGCTGGCTGTGGCCAGCTGTAACATGGCCAGTCTGTCGTCTGTGCTGATGGCCGGGCCTTGTTTATGTACTGGCAGGGCGTTGGGCAGAAAACGCAATTCAGACAAGCCCAATGTGTTGGCACACTCCGTAGCCATATTGATGTGGCCCAGATGAACCGGATCGAAAGTGCCACCGAACAGCGCTATCATAGTTGCTCCTGATAGGGCAAAGAGAATGGCAACGACTGACAAAAGCTCAGTGCAATGTGTGCCAGTGCCTGGTAGGGCGCAACCAAAATATTACGCTTGTAGGCAGAGTCGAATTCAGCCAGCAGCACCAGTAGTTGCTCAAGCTGAGCAGTATTGAGTCTGTCTAGTGCCTGTTGGGTATTTTGTTGCTGATTTTTCCAGACATTATGCTTTTTGAACGCTTCGGGTGTTGGCGTACCTGCCTGGATCAGGTGTTTAAGGTTCAACAGCAACTGGGCTTGATTGTGTAGTGTCCAGGCAATACTTGCGGGCTCTACGTTATCGTGTGCCAGTTTGTTCAATACCTTGATCAGCGTGCGAGGATTACCGCGCAACAGTCCATCATTGAGGTCGAAGATGTCAAATTTGGCCTGATTAAGCAGGCCGTTGAGCAGTTTTTCCTGATCTATGGGGCGTTCTTATACAGCAACGATAGTTTTTCCAGTTCCTGGTGCGTTGCCAGTAAGTTCCCCTCGGTTGCCTGCAACAGGCTACGTTTGGCGTCATTATGCAAGTTCAGCCTGAGCCGTTTACACTCATCATCCAGCCAGCGTTGTAAGTGGTAGCCTGTTAGTGCATAGCAGGGGACAAACAAACCTTGCTTATCCAGCGCCTTAAACCAGGCGCTGCGCTGAATCTCCTGGGCGGCCTTAGCGCCTTTGAGAATCAAGATCACGTCTGGATTCGGATGTGCCGCTAACTCTTTAAGGATGTTGACACCCGGCGTCGGCGGCTTTTGTTGGTTGAGATCAAATTCGATGAGGGTTTTGGCGCTGAACAGTGACATGCTGTTGTATTGATTCACCAGCTCCTGCCAGTCAAAGCCGGGTAACAGACTGAATTTGATGACTTCATCGAATCCCTGATTTTTAGCAACCTGACGTACTGAGGTGACGCACTGGGCTTCCTGGAAAGGCTCTTCACCAAAAATCAGATAGAACGGATGCAGGCCCTGTTTTAGCTGACCTGCCAATTGGTTTGCATAACACCGCATTAGAGTTGAGACAATTCGCGAATAATGCGACGGCTGGCCAGCTGGCGCAGCTCGCTGAGAATAATCTCCCGCTCCTGAGACTTGCCCAGGGCATTGTCCGGATCATCCTGATAGTTGCGGTATAGCTCGAATTCCTGCTCGACAGGCTCCAGGCCCGGACGAGTGAGACGGTAGCGAACGCTGTAGGCCAGTTCATATTGTGCCACCTGACCATTTTTGAACAGGCTGAGTGTTTGACGTTCTAGTGAGTCTCTGTACAGGTGAAGTTCAACTGCATCCTGCCCATTGCCGAGTTTCGGTGACGGCAGTAATTTGACCTGAGCACGTCTGAGTTCTTGCTTCAGGCTGTTGTACAAAGCCGACTTAGTGTCATTACCACTCAGGTACAGGGTTTTTAGATCTTCAGGTAAATAAGAGGCCTTCTTTAACTGAAACCCACAGCCTGACAGCGCCACACAGGCAAACAACGCCAGCATGATAACATGCCAGCGTCTTGTCATACTGAATAAAGGTGTATTCAGCAGGGTAGCCATTAGTTGGCTACCACATTAAACAGCTTACCCGGTACGTAAATTTTCTTACGTATGGTTTTACCGTCGGTAAACTTAAGTACGTTCTCATCGGCAAAGGCCAATGCTTCGATCTGCTCTTGAGTTGCATCTGCAGCTACCGTTAGCTTAGTACGCAATTTACCATTGACCTGAACAACGATCAGTTTCTCGTCTTCAACCAAAGCTGTAGCGTCAACCTGTGGCCAGCGAGCGTCCAGAACATCACCTTGCTTGCCCAGTTGCTCCCATAGTTCATGAGACAGGTGCGGTGTGATTGGGGCCAGCATGATGATCATGGCTTCCAGTGCTTCGTTAGCCAGTGCGATGTCTTGTGTGTCTTTCAGCGGTGCTTTGGCCAGCTTGTTCGACAGCTCCATGATAGCCGCAATGGCGGTGTTGAAGGTCTGACGACGCTCAACATCATCGGTTACTTTCGCGATGGTCTTGTGGATCTCACGGCGCAATGTCTTCTGTGCGCTGCTCAGTGCATTCAGGTCCAGCTCGGCAGTACCGGCGGCTTTTACATCGACAGCAAATTTCCAGACCCGACGCAAGAAGCGGTGTGCGCCTTCTACGCCCGAATCAGACCATTCCAGCGTTTGCTCTGGTGGTGCAGTAAACATCATAAACAAGCGCACGGTGTCGGCACCGTATTGCTTAATAACGATCTGCGGGTCGATACCGTTGTTCTTTGACTTAGACATCTTGCTCATGCCCGCTGAGAATACCGGCTCACCATCGTCTTTGTGCCACGCCTTAGTGATGCGGCCTTTGTCGTCGGTTTCGGTTTCTACGTCGGTAGGTGAAATCCAGATATCACCGCCTTTTTCATCTTTGCGGTAGTAAGTCTCTGCCAGTACCATGCCCTGACATAGCAAGCGCTCGAACGGCTCACTTGAATTGACCAAACCAAAATCGCGCAGCAGTTTGTGGAAGAAACGCGCATACAGCAGGTGCAGGATAGCGTGCTCAATACCACCAATGTACTGGTTAACCGGCAGCCAGTAGTTTGCTGCGCCCGGCTCTAACATGCCTTCATCGTAACGCGGGCTGCAGTAGCGCGCATAATACCAGGATGACTCCATAAAGGTGTCGAAAGTATCTGTCTCGTGGAATACCTGCTCGCCATTGACGGTTGCTTTGGCCCACTCTGGGTCTGATTTAATCGGCGAGGTCACGCCATCCATTACCACGTCCTCTGGCAGGCGCACTGGTAACATGTCTTCGCTGGCTGCCAGCTCACTGCCGTCTGCTTTGTTCAGCATTGGAATTGGAGAACCCCAATAACGCTGACGGCTGACACCCCAGTCGCGCAGGCGGAAGTTGACTTTACGCTTACCGGCATTGATGCCTTCCAGTTTGTCAGCAATGGCGTTGAAGGCACCGTCAAAGTCCAGGCCATCGAACTCACCTGAGTTGATTAACACGCCTTTTTCAGTAAATGCCGCTTCATCAAGGTTTGCTTCTTGCTCGCTGTCGGCAGCCGGGGCAATCACTTGCTTGATTTCCAGCCCGTAAGCGCTGGCAAATTCGTAGTCGCGCTGGTCGTGACCCGGTACCGCCATGACGGCACCTGAGCCGTAATCCATCAGTACAAAGTTAGCAACCCAGATAGGGACCTGCTTACCGGTGAGTGGGTGGATAGCGTAAAAGCCGGTCGCGATGCCTTTTTTGTCCATAGTGGCCATGTCAGCTTCGGCAACTTTGGTGTTTTTACACTCTTCAACAA is a window of Pseudoalteromonas sp. R3 DNA encoding:
- the nadD gene encoding nicotinate-nucleotide adenylyltransferase, coding for MIALFGGTFDPVHLGHINMATECANTLGLSELRFLPNALPVHKQGPAISTDDRLAMLQLATASDPRFTIDRRELERDTPSYSLLTLQEIKAEYPQCAIVFLMGMDSFNSLDKWYRWQEIISLCHIVVYQRPGDAFAPSEALQDYLRGARCTEPAQLSAQLSGLCYFLPGQPFDAASSTIRNAIKHRQVVEPWLNNTVLEYIQAHQLYLSNRDNT
- the lptE gene encoding LPS assembly lipoprotein LptE translates to MTRRWHVIMLALFACVALSGCGFQLKKASYLPEDLKTLYLSGNDTKSALYNSLKQELRRAQVKLLPSPKLGNGQDAVELHLYRDSLERQTLSLFKNGQVAQYELAYSVRYRLTRPGLEPVEQEFELYRNYQDDPDNALGKSQEREIILSELRQLASRRIIRELSQL
- the rsfS gene encoding ribosome silencing factor, translating into MDSKQLLDFALDKVDDMKARDIVHLDVRNTSSVTDYMVICSGNSKRHVQSIADHVAKEARHAGETPLGQEGQDTGEWVLVDLGDVVVHVMQDQTRDFYDLEKLWG
- the leuS gene encoding leucine--tRNA ligase, which codes for MQEQYNPQEIEPKVQSHWEQNNSFKVVEDESKEKYYCLSMFPYPSGRLHMGHVRNYTIGDVVSRFQRLQGKNVMQPMGWDAFGLPAENAAIKNNTAPAKWTYENIDYMRNQLKLLGFGYDWDREIATCHPDYYKWEQWFFTKLYEKGLVYKKMSTVNWDPVDQTVLANEQVIDGRGWRSGAIVEQKEIPQWFIKITDYAQELLDDLDQLEHWPEQVKTMQRNWIGRSEGLEIDFKRADNDEQFTVYTTRPDTFMGVTYVAVAAGHPIAQEAAKNNADIAAFVEECKNTKVAEADMATMDKKGIATGFYAIHPLTGKQVPIWVANFVLMDYGSGAVMAVPGHDQRDYEFASAYGLEIKQVIAPAADSEQEANLDEAAFTEKGVLINSGEFDGLDFDGAFNAIADKLEGINAGKRKVNFRLRDWGVSRQRYWGSPIPMLNKADGSELAASEDMLPVRLPEDVVMDGVTSPIKSDPEWAKATVNGEQVFHETDTFDTFMESSWYYARYCSPRYDEGMLEPGAANYWLPVNQYIGGIEHAILHLLYARFFHKLLRDFGLVNSSEPFERLLCQGMVLAETYYRKDEKGGDIWISPTDVETETDDKGRITKAWHKDDGEPVFSAGMSKMSKSKNNGIDPQIVIKQYGADTVRLFMMFTAPPEQTLEWSDSGVEGAHRFLRRVWKFAVDVKAAGTAELDLNALSSAQKTLRREIHKTIAKVTDDVERRQTFNTAIAAIMELSNKLAKAPLKDTQDIALANEALEAMIIMLAPITPHLSHELWEQLGKQGDVLDARWPQVDATALVEDEKLIVVQVNGKLRTKLTVAADATQEQIEALAFADENVLKFTDGKTIRKKIYVPGKLFNVVAN
- the mrdA gene encoding penicillin-binding protein 2 — encoded protein: MLNHRPTIRDHSAEANLFARRAFIGFVFVVTLIGILLHNVYKLQVTEHETYQTRSNDNRIKVIPVAPNRGLIYDRNGIILAENRPVYNLEVIPEDVDDLDTALTQVRTLIDISDQQVEEFRKDIRHNRRFKSQILKGRLDEQEVAIFSVNQHKFPGFSIEARLARYYPYGDTLTHALGYVAKLNKKELDELESEGHASNYRATRDIGKLGIEKFYESRLHGVVGSQRVEVNNRGRIIRTLGVEPPQPGEDLVLTMDIGLQQIAQKALEDVRGAIVVLDPKDGGVLAMYSNPSYDPNLFVHGISSKEYRELLNPDRPLINRVTQGRYAPASTVKPHLAILALEEELVTEQTKLWDPGFFQIPNVDHRWRDWKRWGHGHVDVYKAIEESCDTYFYHTAYQLGITKISNFMSQFGFGDLSGIDIYEETSAIMPTTDWKRQRFRENWWPGDTISVGIGQGYWTATPIQIANAVSILVNKGAHRPPHLAQVARHDNEVTQMYTDEKPPVVLKNPDHWRIALEAMHNTVYKTTGTAHKAFKGATYDPAGKTGTAQIVSIAQGEKYDAEKLQERHRDNAIYTGFAPYNDPRIVVAIVVENQGAGSSIAAPIARQLMDYYFATYPSDTEGQ
- the rlmH gene encoding 23S rRNA (pseudouridine(1915)-N(3))-methyltransferase RlmH, with product MKIQLIAVGTKMPGWVETGFKEYQRRFPKDMPLELIEISAGKRGKNADIKRILQQEGEKTLAAIPKGNRIVTLEVTGKPWDTHQLASNMEKWQLDGRDVSLLIGGPEGLAPECIAASEQKWSLSNLTLPHPLVRIVVAESLYRGWSLNNNHPYHRE